In Miniphocaeibacter halophilus, the following proteins share a genomic window:
- a CDS encoding RsmE family RNA methyltransferase, which produces MHRIFRNIEDVNNNNILIDGEDFHHLKNVLRMKKDEELEIVINENLYISKVSTIEKNRIIANISSIKKLKEETLNIHLYQGLTKSDKFDLIIQKSVELGVYRIIPIITNRVIVKLNSKNIEKKLIRFNKISKHAASQSHRNYIPKVYSPINLSDITLEKNELGLLAYESSENYDLKDILKSSKVKNIKIIIGPEGGFDSSEVLCLENKGFKTISLGKRILRTETAPITMLSILQYEIGDMNR; this is translated from the coding sequence ATGCATAGAATTTTTAGAAATATTGAGGATGTTAACAATAATAATATTTTAATAGATGGAGAGGACTTTCATCATTTAAAAAACGTACTACGTATGAAAAAAGATGAAGAACTAGAAATTGTTATTAATGAAAATCTATATATTTCTAAGGTTTCAACTATAGAAAAAAATAGAATTATAGCAAATATTTCTTCTATTAAAAAGTTAAAGGAAGAAACTTTAAACATTCATCTTTATCAAGGGTTAACAAAATCTGATAAATTTGATTTAATTATACAAAAATCGGTAGAATTAGGTGTTTATAGAATAATTCCGATAATAACTAATAGGGTTATAGTTAAATTAAATAGTAAAAATATTGAGAAAAAATTAATTAGATTTAATAAAATTTCCAAACATGCTGCTTCTCAATCTCATAGAAACTACATTCCTAAAGTATATTCACCAATAAATTTATCTGATATTACTTTAGAAAAAAATGAGTTAGGATTATTAGCATATGAATCTTCAGAAAATTATGATTTAAAGGATATTTTAAAAAGTTCCAAGGTCAAGAACATTAAAATTATAATAGGTCCTGAAGGTGGATTTGATAGTAGTGAAGTTTTATGTTTGGAAAATAAGGGATTTAAAACAATATCTTTAGGAAAAAGAATTTTAAGAACAGAAACTGCTCCTATAACTATGTTATCAATATTACAATATGAAATAGGAGATATGAATAGGTGA
- a CDS encoding histidine triad nucleotide-binding protein yields MDCIFCKIANKEIDSDIIYEDDKIIAFNDLNPQAPTHFLVIPKKHIASANYIDSSNVDIIAHIMMVIPKLAKELKIDNSGYRIVNNCGKDGGQSVDHIHYHVLAGRQLQWPPG; encoded by the coding sequence ATGGATTGTATTTTTTGTAAAATTGCAAATAAGGAAATAGATTCCGATATTATTTATGAAGATGATAAAATAATTGCTTTTAACGATTTAAATCCTCAAGCACCTACTCATTTTTTGGTTATTCCAAAAAAACATATAGCATCTGCAAATTATATCGATAGTTCTAATGTTGATATTATTGCACATATTATGATGGTTATTCCCAAATTAGCAAAAGAGCTAAAAATTGATAATTCTGGTTATAGAATTGTTAATAATTGTGGAAAAGATGGAGGTCAGTCTGTAGACCATATTCATTATCATGTACTTGCAGGCAGACAATTACAATGGCCACCAGGCTAA
- the mtaB gene encoding tRNA (N(6)-L-threonylcarbamoyladenosine(37)-C(2))-methylthiotransferase MtaB → MKKVSFLTLGCKVNQYETEAMMELFNNKGYKISENDEVCDIYVINTCTVTNLSDRKSRQFISKAKSKNPKAIIAAVGCYSQVSTEEVLAIDGINVILGTKNRSSIVEYCEEAIKTNSIVNKVEDIKNNKDFESLSITKQNHMTRAYIKIQEGCSQFCSYCIIPYARGPIRSRDLNEIYEEALLLSKNDFKEIILTGIHVASYGLDLKSNVSLVDVIEKIATINNIKRIRLSSLEPRIINDDFLSRVKNTNKFCDHFHLSLQSGSDKILKLMNRKYDTKEYLEKVELIRKYFPDAGITTDIIVGFPNETEEDFQDTLKFVNKVAFSKIHVFKYSPRSGTKASKMKNQVDGNIKKLRSSTLIEESKKLTNNFLKEFIGKDLEVLFEEKTDNKIISGYSTNYIRVSTNYNKEFINKIVKTKITDIQDEGVFGIIN, encoded by the coding sequence ATGAAAAAAGTAAGTTTTTTGACTTTAGGTTGTAAAGTTAATCAATACGAAACCGAAGCAATGATGGAATTATTTAATAATAAAGGTTATAAAATATCAGAAAATGATGAAGTGTGTGATATTTATGTAATAAATACTTGTACAGTTACAAATTTAAGCGACCGGAAATCAAGACAATTTATATCAAAAGCTAAAAGTAAAAATCCTAAGGCTATAATCGCAGCTGTTGGATGCTATTCACAAGTTAGTACAGAAGAGGTTTTAGCCATAGATGGTATTAATGTAATTTTAGGAACAAAGAATCGCTCTAGTATTGTTGAGTATTGTGAAGAAGCAATTAAAACAAATAGTATAGTCAATAAAGTTGAAGATATTAAAAATAATAAAGATTTTGAATCCTTATCCATTACTAAGCAAAATCATATGACTAGGGCCTATATAAAAATTCAAGAGGGATGTAGTCAATTTTGCTCTTATTGTATTATTCCCTATGCAAGAGGGCCAATACGTTCTAGAGATTTAAATGAAATATATGAAGAAGCTCTATTATTGTCAAAAAATGACTTTAAAGAAATTATATTAACTGGTATACATGTTGCTTCTTACGGATTAGATTTAAAATCCAATGTTTCACTAGTTGATGTTATTGAAAAAATAGCAACAATTAATAATATAAAACGAATAAGATTAAGCTCTTTGGAACCTAGAATCATAAATGATGATTTTTTGAGCAGAGTTAAAAATACAAATAAATTCTGTGATCATTTTCATTTATCATTACAAAGCGGGTCAGATAAAATCCTTAAACTTATGAATAGAAAATATGATACAAAAGAATACCTAGAAAAAGTTGAATTGATTCGCAAATATTTTCCTGATGCAGGAATTACTACAGATATAATTGTTGGTTTTCCAAATGAAACCGAGGAAGATTTTCAAGATACCTTAAAATTTGTTAATAAAGTTGCTTTTTCAAAAATTCATGTATTTAAATATTCACCAAGAAGTGGTACTAAGGCTTCTAAAATGAAAAATCAAGTAGATGGAAATATAAAAAAATTAAGGAGTTCTACTTTAATTGAAGAATCAAAAAAACTTACTAACAATTTTTTGAAGGAATTCATTGGAAAAGATTTAGAAGTTCTTTTTGAAGAAAAAACTGACAATAAAATAATTAGTGGTTATTCTACTAACTATATTAGAGTATCTACAAATTATAATAAAGAATTTATAAATAAAATAGTAAAAACTAAAATTACCGATATACAAGATGAGGGAGTTTTTGGTATAATTAACTAA
- the dnaJ gene encoding molecular chaperone DnaJ, whose amino-acid sequence MRDLYEILEIDRNSSKEEIKKSYRKLAKKYHPDLNPDDDEAQEKFKEINFAYEVLSDEEKKSKYDMYGEAAFTNGGMGPNDFTMDFSDLFGDIFDIFGGGFSRKTRNPNAPQKGSDIQQKIHLTFEEAVFGVEKEISVRKMETCDECNGTGAEKGTSKKICDKCHGTGQVRYTQQSAFGTFVRTATCDKCHGTGEIIEKKCHKCKGKGQIRTNKSLKIKIPAGVDNDSVINLRGEGNAGVNGGPDGDLYLVLDVKPHEFFQRSGYDIYFKLPISFTQAALGAKIDVPLLKGIEEFEIPAGTQTGTRFKLKNKGVQILNRKNNERGDLYFDVQIITPTKLNSKQKDLLLEFSNITDEDYRESKGKKSIFDKIKDKFDVGK is encoded by the coding sequence ATGAGAGATTTATATGAAATCTTAGAAATAGATAGAAACTCTTCAAAAGAAGAGATAAAAAAATCATATAGGAAATTAGCTAAGAAATATCATCCAGATTTAAATCCAGACGATGATGAAGCTCAAGAAAAATTTAAAGAGATTAATTTCGCATATGAGGTTTTAAGCGATGAAGAAAAAAAATCCAAATATGATATGTATGGTGAAGCTGCCTTTACAAATGGTGGAATGGGACCTAATGACTTTACAATGGATTTTTCAGATTTATTTGGAGATATTTTTGATATATTTGGTGGAGGTTTTTCAAGGAAAACTAGAAATCCTAACGCTCCACAAAAGGGTTCAGATATACAGCAAAAAATACATTTGACTTTTGAAGAAGCTGTATTTGGAGTAGAAAAAGAAATATCTGTTAGAAAAATGGAAACATGTGATGAATGTAACGGGACAGGTGCTGAAAAGGGTACTAGCAAAAAAATTTGTGATAAATGTCATGGAACAGGTCAGGTAAGATATACTCAACAATCGGCATTTGGTACATTTGTTAGAACTGCCACTTGTGATAAATGTCATGGAACAGGTGAAATAATAGAAAAGAAATGTCATAAATGTAAAGGCAAGGGACAAATACGTACAAATAAATCTTTAAAAATTAAAATACCTGCTGGTGTAGATAATGATTCTGTAATTAATTTACGAGGTGAAGGAAACGCTGGGGTAAATGGTGGTCCTGACGGAGATTTATATTTAGTTTTAGATGTAAAACCTCACGAATTCTTCCAACGTTCAGGATATGATATTTACTTTAAATTACCTATATCTTTTACTCAAGCAGCTTTAGGTGCGAAAATTGATGTACCTTTGTTAAAGGGAATTGAAGAGTTTGAAATTCCTGCCGGAACACAAACTGGAACAAGATTCAAGTTGAAGAACAAAGGAGTACAAATTTTAAATAGGAAAAACAATGAACGTGGTGACCTATATTTTGATGTACAAATAATAACTCCTACTAAATTAAATAGTAAACAAAAGGATTTATTGTTAGAATTTTCTAACATAACTGATGAAGATTATAGGGAAAGCAAGGGTAAAAAAAGTATTTTTGATAAAATAAAGGATAAATTCGATGTTGGAAAATAA
- the floA gene encoding flotillin-like protein FloA (flotillin-like protein involved in membrane lipid rafts): MINFGSFSIIIIAVLVFLFLILFFTFVPVGLWITAFFSGVKVKISTLIGMRLRRVAPSRIINPLIKATKAGLVLSTNQLEAHYLAGGNVNTLVDALIAAQRAEIPLDFDRGAAIDLAGRNVLEAVQVSVNPKVIETPQISAVAMNGIEVIAKAKVTVRANIDRLVGGAGEETIIARVGEGIVTTVGSAKSHSDVLENPDSISQTVLSKGLDSGTAFEILSIDIADVDVGRNIGAKLQTDQAEADKRIAQAKAEERRAMAVALEQEMLAEIRKMRAKVVEAETKVPIAISNALESGNLGVMDYYRMENIKADTNMRSSISGTDNSNETDTSK; this comes from the coding sequence ATGATTAATTTCGGTAGTTTTAGTATAATTATAATTGCAGTACTTGTATTTTTGTTTTTAATTTTATTTTTTACATTTGTTCCTGTAGGTTTATGGATAACAGCATTCTTTTCAGGAGTAAAGGTAAAAATATCAACTTTAATTGGTATGAGACTTAGGAGGGTAGCTCCAAGTAGGATTATAAACCCTCTAATAAAAGCTACTAAAGCAGGATTGGTTTTAAGTACAAATCAATTAGAAGCTCATTACTTAGCAGGTGGTAATGTCAATACTTTGGTAGATGCTTTAATTGCTGCGCAAAGAGCTGAAATACCTTTAGATTTTGATAGAGGTGCTGCTATAGATTTAGCAGGAAGAAATGTTTTAGAAGCAGTACAAGTATCTGTTAATCCAAAGGTAATAGAAACACCACAAATTTCTGCAGTTGCAATGAATGGTATAGAAGTTATTGCTAAAGCAAAAGTTACAGTAAGAGCTAACATTGACAGGTTAGTTGGAGGAGCTGGTGAAGAGACAATAATAGCTAGAGTTGGTGAAGGTATTGTTACAACAGTTGGATCAGCTAAAAGTCATTCTGATGTTTTAGAAAATCCCGACTCTATATCACAAACGGTACTTTCTAAAGGTTTAGACTCTGGTACTGCCTTTGAAATACTATCAATTGATATTGCAGATGTAGACGTTGGAAGAAATATAGGTGCTAAACTCCAAACAGACCAGGCTGAAGCCGATAAGAGAATTGCTCAAGCGAAGGCTGAAGAAAGAAGAGCTATGGCTGTAGCTTTAGAACAAGAAATGCTAGCTGAAATTAGAAAAATGCGTGCAAAAGTTGTCGAAGCAGAAACAAAAGTTCCTATCGCGATTTCAAATGCATTAGAAAGTGGTAACCTTGGTGTTATGGATTACTATAGAATGGAAAATATAAAAGCAGACACTAATATGCGTTCATCAATATCTGGTACTGATAACAGTAACGAAACCGACACCTCTAAGTAG
- the dnaK gene encoding molecular chaperone DnaK produces the protein MGKIIGIDLGTTNSAVAVMEGGTSTIIPNVEGNRTTPSVVAFTKDGERLVGETAKRQAITNPSRTISSIKTHMGTDFKVDVDGKNYTPEEISAMILQKLKTDAESYLGETITEAVITVPAYFTDSQRQATKDAGKIAGLNVKRIINEPTAAALAYGMDKDHDQHKIMVYDLGGGTFDVSILEVGDGVFEVLATRGNNKLGGDDFDNIIIDYLADEFKKENGIDLRQDPTSLQRLKDAAEKAKKELSSTLSSNINLPFITAINGVPAHLNMDLSRSKFEDLTSGLVEKTTIPVKEALKDAGLSASDIQSVLLVGGSTRIPAVQESVKKLIGKDPQKDINPDECVAMGAAIQGGVLSGEVKDLLLLDVTPLSLGIETLGGVTTKLIERNTTIPTKKSQVFTTAADGQTNVEIVVLQGEREMAADNTLLGKFTLADIPAAPRGVPQIEVTFDIDANGIVNVTAKDLGSGKEQKMTISSSTKLTDEEIQQKVNDAEKFAEEDRKKKELIESKNNAESVIYQTEKTIKDLGDKVSADEVESVNNKIKDLRDVVSGDDAETIKSKTEELTQELYKMSEKLYSQQGAQDTTQQNPEDDVVDADYEVVDDEEDK, from the coding sequence TTCAGTAGTAGCTTTTACAAAGGATGGAGAAAGATTAGTTGGAGAAACTGCTAAAAGACAAGCAATAACTAATCCAAGTAGAACAATTTCTTCTATTAAGACACATATGGGAACAGATTTTAAAGTTGATGTTGATGGAAAAAATTATACACCAGAAGAAATTTCTGCTATGATATTACAAAAATTAAAAACAGATGCTGAAAGTTATTTAGGAGAAACTATTACTGAAGCTGTAATAACAGTTCCAGCTTATTTTACAGATAGCCAAAGACAAGCTACAAAAGATGCAGGAAAAATTGCAGGTTTAAATGTAAAAAGAATTATAAACGAGCCTACTGCTGCAGCATTAGCATATGGAATGGATAAAGACCATGACCAACATAAAATTATGGTATATGATTTAGGTGGAGGTACTTTTGATGTTTCCATACTAGAAGTAGGGGATGGAGTTTTTGAAGTACTAGCTACTAGAGGTAATAATAAACTTGGTGGAGATGATTTTGACAACATAATTATCGATTATTTAGCAGATGAATTCAAAAAAGAAAATGGAATTGATTTAAGACAAGATCCGACTTCTTTACAAAGATTAAAAGACGCTGCTGAAAAAGCTAAAAAAGAATTATCTTCAACTTTAAGTTCAAATATTAACTTACCATTTATTACAGCCATAAACGGAGTGCCAGCTCATTTAAATATGGATTTAAGCAGATCCAAATTTGAAGATTTAACTTCTGGCTTAGTAGAAAAAACTACAATTCCTGTTAAAGAAGCATTGAAGGATGCAGGTCTTTCCGCAAGTGATATTCAATCAGTTCTCTTAGTTGGTGGATCTACTAGGATACCTGCAGTACAAGAATCCGTTAAAAAGTTAATTGGTAAAGATCCTCAAAAGGATATAAACCCAGATGAATGTGTGGCAATGGGTGCTGCTATTCAAGGTGGAGTTTTAAGTGGTGAAGTAAAAGATTTACTATTACTAGACGTAACTCCTTTATCATTAGGTATTGAAACTCTAGGTGGAGTTACAACTAAGTTAATAGAAAGAAATACAACTATTCCAACTAAAAAAAGTCAAGTATTTACTACAGCGGCTGATGGACAAACAAATGTAGAAATTGTTGTTCTTCAAGGTGAAAGAGAAATGGCAGCAGACAATACTCTACTTGGCAAATTTACTTTAGCTGATATACCAGCTGCACCAAGAGGAGTGCCACAAATTGAAGTTACATTTGATATTGACGCTAATGGAATTGTAAATGTAACAGCAAAGGATTTAGGATCTGGAAAAGAACAAAAAATGACAATTTCTTCTTCTACTAAACTTACTGATGAAGAAATTCAACAAAAAGTAAATGATGCTGAAAAATTTGCAGAAGAAGATAGAAAGAAAAAAGAATTAATTGAAAGCAAAAATAATGCTGAATCTGTTATTTATCAAACAGAAAAAACAATTAAAGACCTAGGTGATAAAGTTTCAGCTGATGAAGTTGAAAGTGTAAATAATAAAATAAAAGATTTAAGAGATGTAGTTTCTGGTGATGATGCTGAAACAATAAAAAGCAAAACCGAAGAATTAACTCAAGAACTTTATAAAATGTCAGAAAAACTTTATAGCCAACAAGGTGCTCAAGATACAACTCAACAAAATCCTGAAGACGATGTTGTTGATGCAGATTATGAAGTAGTTGATGATGAAGAAGATAAGTAG
- a CDS encoding NfeD family protein, with protein MKKYFLIAIVLIFGFCCNTVSLASDYYKSDYAVTVEKNYEKNEINLNTTPKNVNQVKSFSIKNNNFFSNFIRNISNPFVSGILLIISIVAIIIEIFLPTYGIAGIISIISIVLFFAGNFLYGDTDIIDLILFIIGCILIAIEILVPGFGIPGIAGIILIVLGVILSMSNLYVGLLSISIASIIGFLVLITIIRKGYKSKLFNRIVLDKEIKSYSSKDNRHLLGKKGLTITPLRPSGTIEIDNKKIDALTEGEFIDKGEKVEVVNIEGFKIFVRRYYD; from the coding sequence ATGAAAAAGTATTTTTTAATTGCTATAGTTTTAATTTTTGGATTTTGTTGTAACACAGTGTCATTAGCTAGTGATTATTATAAATCTGATTACGCAGTAACTGTAGAAAAAAATTATGAAAAAAATGAAATAAATCTTAATACAACTCCTAAAAATGTAAACCAGGTTAAATCTTTTAGTATTAAAAATAATAATTTCTTTTCTAATTTTATTAGAAATATATCAAATCCATTTGTTAGTGGAATACTGTTAATAATTTCTATAGTCGCTATAATTATTGAAATATTTTTACCTACATATGGAATAGCAGGAATAATATCTATAATCTCAATTGTACTATTTTTTGCTGGAAATTTTCTTTATGGTGATACAGATATAATAGATTTAATCTTATTTATTATTGGATGTATTCTCATTGCAATAGAAATTCTAGTACCGGGATTTGGAATCCCTGGGATTGCAGGTATAATTCTTATTGTTTTGGGAGTAATTTTATCTATGTCAAATTTATATGTTGGATTGTTATCTATTAGCATTGCCTCAATAATAGGTTTCTTAGTTCTTATTACTATAATAAGAAAAGGATATAAAAGTAAGTTGTTTAACAGGATTGTATTGGATAAAGAGATTAAATCCTATAGTTCAAAAGATAATAGGCACCTGTTAGGAAAAAAAGGTTTAACTATTACACCCTTAAGACCGTCTGGCACAATAGAGATAGACAATAAAAAAATAGATGCTTTAACTGAAGGCGAATTTATAGATAAGGGTGAAAAAGTGGAAGTTGTAAATATTGAAGGTTTTAAAATTTTTGTAAGGAGGTATTATGATTAA
- the rpsU gene encoding 30S ribosomal protein S21 gives MAEIKVGENESLDSALKRFKRQCARSGVLSEYRKREHYEKPSIKKKKKSEAARRKKAKRG, from the coding sequence ATGGCAGAAATTAAAGTTGGTGAAAATGAATCATTAGATAGCGCTTTAAAAAGATTTAAAAGACAATGTGCTAGATCTGGTGTTTTATCTGAATATAGAAAAAGAGAACATTATGAAAAACCAAGTATTAAAAAGAAAAAGAAATCAGAAGCAGCAAGACGTAAAAAGGCTAAAAGAGGTTAA